In Aureibaculum algae, the following are encoded in one genomic region:
- a CDS encoding putative LPS assembly protein LptD: protein MQSNFKYIVFVFLFLGTGCLFVNAQNTTQKRDSLEPVKNTIIGLKGFSINDSIQLPDAATLKAIDTTRIDSFKPKEYLDDSILKKASDYIKNDFENKTAILYNNAQILYQDIDLQAGIIKIDYDKNLAYAKGIIDSSGAYTQKPQFKQAGQESEQDSLIYNFKNEKAIIYNTKTVQEGVIVRGEITKRENDSVFYLDRAHFTTSTKDKPDYEIITRNIKLVPGKKIVGGLSQLKLADVPTPAILPFFYVPLTKERSVSGFLIPTYGENSSQGFFLQNGGYYFAISDYVDLAVLGDVYTNGSWGMRFESNYAVRYRFSGNFNLRFENLITGQRGFSTFNKRNNFYLRWSHSPSQQASPNSRFSVSVNLGSSQYFRESLNEYNIGQTVTNTFNSSINFYKKFVGTPFNMNIAMTHSQNTNTEKIDMTLPSLQIGMDRIYPFAPKSGAKKNPIQSLGLSYSFDAQNRISTDDDNFLKSDMFKDARSGAKHTVSASTNMKALKYITLSPSANYNEVWYLKTVEQRYNAELDEIEKDTVNQFDAFREYSAGVSASTTLYGMFNFKKGRLQAIRHVMRPSISFNYRPDFSNFYDEVQQSEDDDDFIEYSRFDGGIYGSPSRGLSSSIGLSLNNTFEAKMMSKDSTATEPEKIKLLNNLNFSTSYNIAADSLNWSPVRMTAGTTILDNKLSLNASATLDPYALNASGRRINTYNINNDGSLFRLTQANMSASYSISSDIFNKKDSKTDKKQPPKGNKGDEDSLFGSDITTRNVKDDQEESKTKVANLYGATLPWTLSLRYNVGYSNSTRQNELSNNSLQFSGNIELSPKWSVGLSSGYDFKNRGVTYTNLSFERDLDSWRMSFNWVPFGNSTTYYFFIGIKSSVLSDIKYDKRKVADQRLF from the coding sequence TTGCAATCAAATTTTAAGTATATAGTTTTTGTTTTCCTTTTTTTAGGGACAGGTTGCCTATTTGTAAACGCTCAAAACACAACCCAAAAGAGAGATTCTCTTGAACCTGTAAAAAATACAATCATAGGTTTAAAAGGGTTTTCAATTAACGACAGTATTCAACTTCCTGATGCGGCTACCTTAAAAGCAATAGATACGACCAGAATAGATTCTTTTAAACCCAAAGAGTATTTAGATGATTCTATTCTAAAAAAAGCTTCCGATTATATTAAAAATGACTTTGAAAATAAAACCGCAATTTTATATAATAATGCCCAAATATTATATCAAGATATTGATTTACAAGCTGGGATTATAAAGATTGATTATGATAAAAATTTAGCCTACGCCAAGGGAATAATTGATAGTAGTGGTGCTTATACCCAAAAACCACAATTTAAACAGGCGGGTCAAGAAAGTGAACAAGATTCTTTGATTTATAATTTTAAAAATGAAAAAGCAATTATTTACAATACTAAAACCGTTCAAGAAGGTGTCATTGTTAGAGGTGAAATTACTAAAAGAGAAAACGACTCGGTATTTTATTTAGATAGAGCTCATTTTACAACATCTACTAAAGACAAACCTGATTACGAAATTATTACCAGAAACATCAAATTAGTTCCAGGTAAAAAGATTGTAGGTGGTCTTTCTCAATTAAAATTAGCAGATGTACCCACACCAGCTATATTACCTTTCTTTTATGTACCATTGACCAAAGAGCGATCTGTCTCTGGTTTTTTAATTCCTACTTATGGAGAAAATAGCAGTCAAGGTTTTTTTCTTCAAAATGGTGGCTATTATTTTGCCATTAGTGACTATGTTGATCTTGCTGTTTTAGGTGACGTATACACCAATGGTAGTTGGGGAATGCGATTTGAGTCTAATTATGCGGTCAGGTATCGTTTCTCAGGGAATTTCAACTTACGCTTTGAAAATTTAATAACAGGACAACGGGGGTTTAGTACTTTTAATAAAAGAAATAATTTTTATTTACGTTGGTCACATAGCCCGTCACAACAAGCCTCTCCTAATTCTCGATTTTCAGTTTCGGTTAATTTAGGGAGCAGTCAGTATTTTAGAGAATCATTAAATGAATATAATATTGGTCAGACTGTAACAAATACATTTAATTCCTCAATAAATTTTTACAAAAAATTTGTAGGTACACCTTTCAATATGAATATTGCCATGACGCATAGTCAAAATACAAATACGGAAAAAATTGATATGACCTTACCGTCATTGCAGATTGGAATGGACAGAATTTATCCCTTTGCTCCTAAATCAGGTGCAAAGAAAAACCCTATTCAAAGTCTTGGTTTAAGTTATAGTTTTGATGCTCAGAATAGAATTTCTACAGATGATGATAATTTTTTAAAATCTGACATGTTTAAAGACGCTCGTTCTGGAGCAAAACATACCGTTTCTGCTAGCACTAACATGAAAGCTCTTAAGTACATAACGCTTTCGCCATCTGCAAATTACAATGAAGTTTGGTATTTAAAAACAGTAGAACAAAGATATAATGCCGAGTTAGATGAAATAGAAAAAGACACTGTAAATCAATTTGATGCTTTTAGAGAGTACTCCGCTGGTGTTTCAGCTTCTACAACCCTTTACGGGATGTTTAATTTCAAAAAAGGAAGGTTACAGGCCATTCGTCATGTAATGCGTCCTTCCATTTCATTTAATTACCGACCCGACTTTAGTAATTTTTACGATGAAGTACAACAAAGTGAAGATGATGATGATTTTATAGAATACAGTCGTTTTGATGGAGGTATTTATGGTTCACCTTCTAGGGGATTATCGAGTAGCATTGGCCTTAGCCTTAACAACACCTTCGAAGCTAAAATGATGTCAAAGGATTCTACAGCTACAGAACCTGAAAAGATTAAATTATTAAACAATTTGAATTTTTCGACAAGTTATAACATTGCCGCTGATTCTTTAAATTGGAGTCCCGTTAGAATGACCGCTGGTACAACCATATTAGACAATAAGTTAAGTTTGAATGCAAGTGCTACATTAGACCCATATGCGTTAAATGCAAGTGGTAGAAGAATTAACACGTATAATATAAATAATGACGGTAGTTTATTTAGGCTTACTCAAGCGAATATGTCTGCCAGTTATTCTATATCTAGTGATATATTTAATAAAAAAGATTCAAAAACGGATAAAAAACAGCCTCCCAAAGGAAATAAGGGAGATGAGGATAGCTTATTCGGAAGTGATATAACTACTAGAAACGTTAAGGATGACCAAGAAGAAAGTAAAACCAAGGTAGCAAATCTATATGGAGCCACACTGCCATGGACTTTAAGCCTTAGATATAATGTAGGGTATTCAAATTCAACTAGGCAAAATGAGCTTTCAAATAACTCACTGCAATTTTCAGGTAACATTGAATTATCACCTAAATGGAGTGTTGGACTTTCTTCTGGGTACGATTTTAAAAATAGAGGAGTTACGTATACAAACTTAAGTTTTGAACGTGACTTAGACAGTTGGCGTATGAGTTTTAACTGGGTGCCTTTTGGTAATAGTACAACCTATTATTTCTTTATTGGTATCAAATCTTCTGTACTTAGTGATATAAAATATGATAAGCGAAAAGTGGCAGATCAACGTTTGTTTTAA
- a CDS encoding Dps family protein: protein METTTLGLDESKVNELATDLNELLANYQIYYQNLRGLHWNIKGKNFFQLHEKFEELYNDSQLKIDEIAERILTLESTPLHTFDDYTELSKVPVGKNISKDVEAVTLVVTSLKQLIQIERDILEKSGEADDEGTNAMMSDFISEQEKTVWMLKAWLA, encoded by the coding sequence ATGGAAACAACAACATTAGGTTTAGATGAGAGTAAAGTAAATGAATTAGCAACAGATTTAAATGAATTGTTGGCAAACTATCAAATATATTATCAAAATTTAAGAGGTTTGCATTGGAATATTAAAGGGAAGAACTTTTTCCAATTACATGAGAAATTTGAAGAATTATACAATGATTCTCAATTGAAAATAGATGAAATTGCTGAACGAATTCTGACTTTAGAAAGTACACCTTTACACACTTTTGATGATTATACAGAACTTTCAAAAGTACCTGTAGGAAAAAATATTTCAAAAGATGTAGAAGCGGTAACGTTAGTTGTAACTTCATTAAAGCAATTGATACAGATTGAGCGTGATATATTAGAAAAATCTGGAGAAGCTGATGATGAAGGAACAAATGCCATGATGAGTGACTTTATTTCTGAACAAGAAAAAACGGTTTGGATGTTAAAAGCTTGGTTGGCATAA
- a CDS encoding ferric reductase-like transmembrane domain-containing protein, with protein sequence MNFLKKNYGWMIVTLIAILPLFIIINMINIDFSNGLTITLIESAASDGKTTLEMLYHISGEFAIRWMTAVLSCTPFFILFGINNLYVRQSMGIATAVWSFIHFVIFLVAEGFLETFTQVNYIAGFIAILILIPLFFTSNKKSMRRLKKNWKKLQRLAYVAISLSLLHIVLLDKTWLIYAVIVGLGFIIRIPVVKDKFIKLRLNKTRNKLSIQ encoded by the coding sequence ATGAACTTCCTTAAAAAGAATTATGGATGGATGATAGTTACATTAATAGCAATATTACCATTGTTTATAATTATAAACATGATTAATATTGATTTTTCTAATGGCTTAACTATTACTTTAATTGAGAGTGCCGCTAGCGATGGTAAAACGACCTTGGAGATGTTATATCATATCTCAGGTGAATTTGCAATAAGATGGATGACTGCTGTATTATCATGTACACCATTTTTCATTTTATTTGGAATAAACAACCTATATGTACGTCAATCTATGGGTATTGCCACTGCGGTTTGGAGCTTTATTCATTTTGTCATTTTTTTGGTGGCAGAAGGCTTTTTAGAAACATTTACTCAAGTAAATTACATTGCCGGATTTATTGCAATTTTAATTCTAATCCCTTTGTTCTTTACATCTAATAAAAAATCTATGAGACGTCTCAAAAAAAATTGGAAAAAACTACAACGACTAGCTTACGTAGCCATTTCTCTGAGTTTATTACATATAGTTCTATTAGATAAAACATGGTTAATATACGCCGTCATTGTCGGTTTAGGTTTTATTATTAGAATACCAGTTGTAAAAGATAAATTCATAAAGCTACGTTTAAATAAAACGCGTAATAAATTAAGTATTCAATAA
- a CDS encoding FAD-binding oxidoreductase: MSVIEQLLKSVVLDQAVITEKVKLSTATFKIRIQSDSIKKIDFIPGSFLRMGIGIGNKQLSMKDKIRSYSIWDINKDKGFIDLAIATHSDGIGSQWISNCQIGDTIYYKWKKGNFLADDTADSYVMIGDLSALSHLYMINRHIGKDKQVIGIVYSEHKNEIFTDIDGNFPFDIYELPQNPSGEIITKIKEIVPNLSGKKIAYIAGDSRVCIALNSFFRRELQWKTKSIKTKPFWNPEKRGLE, translated from the coding sequence ATGAGTGTCATTGAGCAACTATTAAAATCGGTAGTCTTAGACCAAGCTGTAATTACAGAAAAAGTCAAACTTTCAACTGCTACTTTTAAAATCCGTATTCAAAGCGATAGTATTAAAAAAATAGATTTTATACCAGGTTCTTTTTTAAGAATGGGTATCGGAATAGGCAACAAACAACTGTCTATGAAAGATAAAATAAGAAGTTATAGTATATGGGATATTAATAAGGATAAAGGGTTTATAGATTTAGCAATTGCTACACATAGTGATGGTATTGGCTCTCAATGGATATCAAATTGTCAGATTGGTGATACTATTTATTATAAATGGAAAAAAGGTAATTTTCTAGCAGATGATACCGCAGATAGTTATGTAATGATAGGAGATCTTTCTGCTCTTTCACATTTATACATGATTAATCGACATATAGGTAAAGATAAACAAGTTATTGGTATCGTTTACAGCGAACATAAAAATGAAATATTTACTGATATTGACGGTAACTTTCCTTTTGATATTTATGAACTACCTCAAAATCCAAGTGGTGAAATAATTACGAAAATAAAAGAAATAGTACCTAATTTAAGCGGTAAAAAGATAGCTTATATTGCTGGAGATAGTAGAGTTTGTATTGCGTTAAATTCTTTTTTTAGAAGAGAGCTTCAATGGAAAACCAAAAGCATAAAAACCAAACCTTTTTGGAATCCCGAAAAGAGAGGATTAGAATAA
- a CDS encoding NUDIX hydrolase has translation MDFNSFLTQINNLKKRTLGGEESQFKMAPELRKAFSLNDIKNKNPRESAVLVLFYPDENNNTRVILTLRSDYKGVHAAQISLPGGKKDKNDKRLVDTALRENEEEIGIDKNDVIILREMTKTYIPPSNFWVYPFLGYLDKTPTFTINYEVETLIEVLVSDLIDDKSLSTKNMTTSYMENIDVPCFKLNSYVVWGATAMILSEIKDLFKCIN, from the coding sequence ATGGACTTCAACTCGTTTTTAACACAAATAAACAATCTAAAAAAGCGAACTCTAGGTGGCGAGGAATCACAATTTAAAATGGCTCCTGAATTAAGAAAAGCTTTTTCGTTAAACGACATCAAAAATAAAAACCCTAGAGAATCAGCCGTTTTGGTCTTGTTCTATCCTGATGAGAACAACAATACTAGAGTTATACTGACCTTAAGGTCTGATTATAAAGGAGTACATGCCGCACAAATAAGTTTACCTGGTGGTAAAAAAGATAAAAATGATAAACGTTTAGTAGACACCGCACTGCGTGAAAATGAAGAAGAAATTGGGATAGATAAAAATGACGTTATCATTTTAAGAGAAATGACTAAGACGTACATCCCCCCTAGTAATTTTTGGGTATACCCATTTTTAGGCTACCTGGATAAAACACCAACCTTTACTATCAATTATGAAGTAGAAACGCTAATTGAAGTTTTAGTGAGCGATTTAATTGATGATAAATCTTTAAGTACAAAAAATATGACTACATCTTATATGGAAAATATAGATGTACCCTGCTTTAAATTAAATAGTTATGTAGTTTGGGGTGCTACTGCAATGATTTTGAGTGAGATAAAAGACTTATTTAAATGTATTAATTAG
- a CDS encoding MoaF-related domain-containing protein: MKRKLITFMYLSLFSVWLSFAQGSSTEENKFHFGEAEHFLEGYTMNFQYQNSTAIHMEFKEGKAKYEWISGPAKGNGNKNIPYRSLKIGNNLYLVNWHETGIKDYLTIVFDFEKMVVHSSIIIGYENKPERTLKTVFRSGIIDHLIKNE, encoded by the coding sequence ATGAAAAGAAAATTAATCACATTTATGTACCTCTCATTATTTAGCGTATGGCTTAGTTTTGCTCAAGGCAGTTCTACCGAAGAAAATAAATTTCATTTTGGAGAAGCTGAACATTTTTTAGAAGGATACACCATGAATTTTCAGTATCAAAATAGTACTGCTATCCACATGGAATTTAAAGAAGGAAAAGCCAAATATGAATGGATTTCTGGACCAGCAAAAGGAAATGGAAATAAAAATATACCCTACCGTTCTCTTAAAATCGGCAATAATCTTTATTTAGTCAATTGGCATGAAACAGGTATAAAAGACTATTTAACAATTGTTTTTGACTTTGAAAAAATGGTTGTTCATAGTTCTATTATTATAGGTTATGAAAATAAGCCTGAAAGAACTTTAAAGACGGTATTTAGAAGTGGAATTATAGATCATTTAATAAAAAATGAATAA
- a CDS encoding HAD family hydrolase: MNYKCVIFDCDGVLVDSEAISTQVMVDLLKTVDYHIDIEKAIDLFTGLALKDNFALVEKELGRKLPDDFEETYRALSFEAFQRDLKPIKGVHTLLDKLAVPFCVASSGPINKIKLNLKVTKLSHYFNENIFSCYQINSWKPEPDIFLHAARTMGFKPEECVVIEDSLPGVTAAKAGGFDVYALENESNKTMLAGVEVPVVMDMRALEHVLGL; the protein is encoded by the coding sequence TTGAATTATAAATGTGTCATTTTTGACTGTGATGGTGTTTTAGTAGATAGTGAAGCGATTTCCACGCAAGTAATGGTCGATTTACTAAAAACGGTTGATTATCATATAGACATAGAAAAGGCTATTGATTTATTTACAGGATTGGCATTGAAGGATAATTTTGCCCTTGTAGAAAAGGAATTGGGTAGAAAATTACCTGATGATTTTGAGGAGACTTATAGAGCCTTGTCTTTCGAGGCATTTCAACGTGATTTAAAACCCATAAAAGGTGTTCATACTTTATTAGATAAGCTTGCTGTTCCTTTTTGTGTAGCTTCTAGTGGTCCGATAAATAAAATAAAATTGAATTTAAAGGTAACTAAATTATCACATTATTTTAATGAAAATATTTTTAGTTGTTACCAAATTAACAGCTGGAAACCTGAACCTGATATCTTTTTACATGCAGCAAGGACGATGGGTTTTAAACCTGAAGAATGCGTGGTTATTGAAGATAGTTTACCAGGAGTAACCGCGGCTAAAGCAGGAGGTTTTGATGTATATGCTCTTGAAAACGAAAGTAATAAAACAATGTTGGCTGGGGTTGAAGTTCCTGTTGTTATGGATATGCGTGCCTTGGAGCATGTTTTAGGGCTTTAG
- a CDS encoding O-methyltransferase, giving the protein MIIEPLNQIENTINTLFKDTEKDQFKIMKGLAKSAFRPIKPEDFKDVYLSITKKQGEFLKEVIIENKLKNIIEFGTSFGISTLFLAQGALVTNGKIITTELIASKAKTALSNFKSAGVNSIIEIRIGDAMETLKNYMEPIDLLFLDGWKDLYLPLFQMLEPNFNKNTIIYVDNADMKESQTFLKVISKMKKYESDLKFDGKVALITTKK; this is encoded by the coding sequence ATGATAATTGAACCACTCAATCAAATAGAGAATACCATAAATACTTTATTTAAAGACACTGAAAAAGATCAGTTTAAAATAATGAAAGGTCTGGCTAAAAGTGCATTTAGACCAATTAAACCTGAGGACTTTAAAGATGTATATCTTTCTATTACAAAAAAACAAGGTGAATTTTTAAAAGAAGTTATTATTGAAAATAAATTAAAAAATATTATTGAATTTGGAACTTCATTCGGTATCTCAACTTTATTTCTCGCACAGGGTGCACTAGTAACTAACGGTAAAATAATTACTACAGAATTAATAGCCTCTAAAGCAAAAACTGCTCTTAGTAATTTTAAATCTGCTGGCGTAAATAGCATTATTGAAATTAGAATTGGTGACGCCATGGAAACTTTAAAAAATTATATGGAGCCAATAGATTTGTTATTCTTAGATGGATGGAAAGATCTTTACTTACCGTTATTCCAAATGCTTGAACCAAATTTTAACAAAAACACTATAATTTATGTGGATAATGCAGACATGAAGGAATCACAGACGTTTTTAAAGGTAATATCAAAAATGAAAAAATATGAATCCGATTTAAAATTTGATGGTAAAGTGGCATTAATAACTACTAAAAAATAA
- the bshA gene encoding N-acetyl-alpha-D-glucosaminyl L-malate synthase BshA, with protein sequence MKIGIVCYPTYGGSGVVATELGIALAKKGHEVHFITYNQPVRLNALSNNIHFHEVFVEEYPLFHYQPYELALSSKLVAMVKLHDIELLHVHYAIPHAYAAYMAKQMLKADGIHIPFVTTLHGTDITLVGSHPNYKNAVEFSINNSDAVTVVSESLKKDTLRLFNIKKDIKVIYNFIDFEKYDSLDKEPCLRGNLANEDERIITHISNFRPVKRIPDVIDVFYKTQQKIKAQLLMVGDGPERDAAEKKSMELGIADHVKFLGNSVELAKILCLTDLFLLPSQTESFGLAALEAMAAKTPVISSNSGGLPEVNIEGKTGFLSDVGDTDAMAKNAIYILSDDERLETFKNNAYQFAKRFTIDKILPEYEEVYRMVKEGCC encoded by the coding sequence ATGAAAATAGGTATCGTGTGTTATCCTACTTATGGAGGTAGTGGAGTAGTTGCAACTGAATTAGGTATAGCGTTGGCTAAAAAAGGTCATGAAGTACATTTTATTACATATAATCAGCCTGTCAGGTTAAATGCACTCTCTAATAATATTCACTTTCATGAAGTATTTGTAGAAGAATATCCACTGTTTCATTATCAACCTTATGAATTGGCACTTTCAAGTAAGTTGGTTGCTATGGTAAAGTTACATGATATTGAGCTGTTGCATGTACATTATGCAATACCTCATGCTTATGCGGCTTATATGGCAAAGCAAATGTTGAAAGCAGATGGTATTCATATTCCATTTGTAACCACGCTACATGGTACAGATATAACATTAGTAGGAAGTCATCCTAACTATAAAAATGCGGTAGAGTTCAGTATTAATAATTCTGATGCTGTAACCGTCGTTTCTGAAAGTTTAAAAAAGGATACATTAAGGTTATTTAATATAAAGAAGGATATAAAGGTAATTTATAATTTTATTGATTTTGAAAAATATGATTCTTTAGATAAAGAACCTTGTTTAAGAGGAAATCTTGCAAATGAAGACGAACGAATTATTACACATATTAGTAATTTTAGACCTGTAAAACGCATCCCTGATGTTATTGATGTGTTTTATAAAACGCAACAAAAAATTAAAGCTCAATTATTAATGGTTGGAGATGGACCTGAAAGAGATGCTGCTGAGAAAAAGTCTATGGAATTAGGGATTGCAGATCATGTTAAGTTTTTAGGTAATAGTGTAGAATTAGCAAAAATTTTATGCTTGACAGATTTATTTTTGTTACCGTCTCAAACAGAAAGTTTTGGTTTGGCGGCATTAGAGGCAATGGCGGCCAAAACACCAGTAATTTCATCTAATTCTGGTGGATTACCAGAAGTTAATATAGAAGGTAAAACAGGATTTTTAAGTGATGTTGGTGATACCGATGCAATGGCAAAAAATGCTATTTATATTTTGTCAGATGATGAGCGATTGGAAACATTTAAAAACAATGCATATCAATTTGCAAAGCGATTTACTATTGATAAAATATTACCTGAATACGAAGAGGTTTATAGAATGGTAAAAGAAGGTTGTTGTTAA
- a CDS encoding helix-turn-helix domain-containing protein yields MKIIPSISFDSSVGASDIEILRLAEVFSRIEKNPNHNPMKPHRISFFALLIVTEGEGKHEVDLKNYNIKKNSVIKIAKGQVHAFQSNYKYDGYLVIFTEDFILKYFSKSSVEFISHLYNYHISKPLVKNSTFNDFFLEQLTKELQSKNTYAHKEIVAKILEIYLLRLERLSHKPPIEKINKNHQILFLNFKNLVEKNYSKTRNVKDYANMLSISAKHLNSMVKQFTLNTAKHFIDSFVILEIKRAIVSTDNSLKEIGYATGFDEVTNFTKFFKKHNNITPKQFRASL; encoded by the coding sequence TTGAAAATTATTCCTAGCATATCATTTGACAGTAGCGTAGGAGCCTCTGATATTGAGATCCTTCGTTTAGCTGAAGTGTTTTCACGTATTGAGAAAAATCCGAACCATAATCCGATGAAACCTCATCGAATTTCGTTTTTTGCATTGCTAATTGTTACTGAAGGCGAAGGAAAACATGAAGTTGATTTAAAGAATTACAACATTAAAAAAAACTCCGTAATAAAAATTGCTAAAGGTCAAGTACATGCTTTTCAGTCTAATTATAAGTACGACGGTTACTTAGTCATATTTACTGAAGATTTTATTCTGAAATATTTTTCAAAATCATCAGTCGAATTCATTTCACATTTATACAACTATCATATATCGAAACCACTAGTTAAAAACAGTACGTTTAATGATTTTTTTTTGGAACAACTCACTAAAGAACTTCAAAGTAAAAATACATATGCTCATAAAGAAATAGTTGCAAAAATTCTTGAAATTTATTTATTGCGGTTAGAACGTCTGTCTCATAAACCGCCTATTGAAAAGATAAATAAAAACCATCAAATACTCTTCCTTAATTTTAAAAACCTTGTAGAAAAAAACTACTCCAAAACCCGAAATGTAAAAGATTATGCAAATATGTTATCTATTTCTGCAAAGCACTTGAATTCAATGGTAAAGCAATTTACCCTAAATACAGCGAAGCATTTTATAGATAGTTTTGTAATCCTAGAAATAAAAAGAGCCATTGTAAGTACCGATAACAGCTTAAAAGAAATAGGATACGCAACTGGTTTTGATGAAGTTACAAATTTCACTAAATTCTTTAAAAAACATAATAATATCACTCCAAAACAATTCAGAGCTTCATTATAA
- a CDS encoding lysophospholipid acyltransferase family protein, whose translation MKLYKQDPFGNALFLKKFLIRVLGLISHGRYQGFNKLEIEGSEILRNLPDRNVLFVSNHQTYFADVAAMLHVFNASLSGRDDSIKNVGYIWQPKLNIYYVAALETMKSGILPKIFAYTGSISIERTWRSKGKNVNRQVKMSDISNIEKALNDGWVITFPQGTTTPFKPIRRGTAFIIKEAKPIVIPIVIDGFRRAYDKTGLQLKKRNILQSMVIKPPMDIDYENDSIADIVEKLEYAIEQHPSFLKVLSPEEYAEQEALLDKKRKFWNS comes from the coding sequence ATGAAACTTTATAAACAGGACCCTTTTGGTAATGCCTTATTTTTAAAAAAGTTCTTAATACGAGTACTTGGGCTAATATCGCATGGGAGATATCAAGGTTTTAACAAATTAGAAATAGAGGGTTCTGAAATACTTAGAAATTTACCCGATAGAAATGTTCTATTTGTATCTAACCATCAAACTTATTTTGCTGATGTAGCTGCAATGTTACATGTATTTAACGCCTCCTTAAGTGGTAGAGATGATTCTATTAAGAATGTAGGGTACATTTGGCAACCAAAATTAAATATTTACTATGTTGCTGCTCTTGAAACTATGAAATCGGGCATATTACCAAAAATATTTGCTTATACAGGATCAATTTCTATAGAACGTACTTGGAGAAGCAAAGGTAAAAATGTAAATCGTCAGGTAAAAATGTCTGATATAAGTAATATAGAAAAAGCCCTAAATGATGGTTGGGTTATTACATTTCCACAAGGCACCACTACTCCATTTAAACCAATTAGAAGAGGTACTGCATTTATTATTAAAGAAGCAAAGCCCATTGTAATACCTATCGTAATTGACGGCTTTAGAAGAGCCTATGACAAAACAGGTTTACAACTAAAAAAACGAAACATATTACAATCCATGGTTATAAAACCACCTATGGATATTGATTATGAAAATGATTCCATTGCTGATATTGTAGAAAAATTAGAGTATGCAATTGAACAGCACCCTTCATTTTTAAAAGTACTATCTCCTGAAGAATATGCAGAACAAGAAGCTCTTCTCGATAAGAAGCGAAAATTCTGGAATTCTTAA
- a CDS encoding SDR family oxidoreductase produces the protein MKIAVTSASGKLGASIVEHLIDEIGKEQVIGIARTPEKAQYLGVEIRQGDYNNRQDFDAALKGVDAVLLVSGMDEPQKRIVQHRHVIEAAKANGVKKIVYTSIIGAEENNAFSPIVQTNRQTEKDIRDSGLEWVIGRNGIYIEPDLDYIDTYVKEGEIRNCAANGKCTYTSRQELGYAYTKMLLGDKHNGNTYNLVGNAITQKELANTINQVFGTSLVYNSVSVESYLAERKAALGDFMGTVIAGIYEGIKNGANDVPSDFEKAAGRKHKSTLEMIKNYHMNHLKI, from the coding sequence ATGAAAATAGCAGTAACATCAGCAAGTGGAAAATTAGGAGCTTCAATTGTTGAGCACTTAATTGATGAAATTGGAAAAGAACAAGTAATTGGAATCGCCAGAACACCTGAAAAAGCTCAATATTTAGGTGTAGAAATTAGACAAGGCGATTATAATAATAGACAAGATTTTGATGCAGCATTAAAAGGTGTTGATGCTGTACTTTTAGTTTCAGGAATGGATGAGCCACAAAAAAGAATTGTACAACACAGACATGTAATTGAAGCCGCAAAAGCGAATGGTGTAAAAAAAATAGTATATACAAGTATCATTGGAGCAGAAGAAAATAACGCATTCAGTCCTATTGTTCAAACAAATAGACAAACTGAAAAAGATATTAGAGATTCGGGATTAGAATGGGTAATTGGTAGAAATGGTATTTATATAGAACCTGATTTAGACTATATAGACACCTATGTAAAAGAAGGTGAAATTAGAAATTGTGCAGCAAACGGAAAGTGTACTTACACAAGCCGACAAGAGTTAGGATACGCTTATACCAAAATGCTTTTAGGAGATAAACATAACGGAAATACTTACAATTTAGTTGGAAATGCTATTACCCAAAAAGAACTTGCTAATACTATTAATCAAGTTTTTGGTACAAGTCTTGTCTATAATTCAGTTTCCGTGGAATCTTATTTAGCTGAAAGAAAAGCAGCATTAGGAGATTTTATGGGAACCGTAATTGCTGGAATTTATGAAGGAATTAAAAACGGTGCGAATGATGTTCCTTCTGATTTTGAAAAAGCAGCTGGTAGAAAACATAAATCAACATTGGAAATGATAAAAAACTATCATATGAACCATTTAAAAATTTAA